A window of Juglans regia cultivar Chandler chromosome 7, Walnut 2.0, whole genome shotgun sequence contains these coding sequences:
- the LOC109017820 gene encoding uncharacterized protein LOC109017820, with product MSSCQSTGGITSTPTLAPVRSEDPAWAHARAVPGELLNEMKKSKEKRRRIRSEIGGDIDLTSDDIDDRNSMEGQSQLSKGKGKSKEFGTGESVGGLSRFFAPRTTPGAQPSIKSSMCSNEMIVKAKMAVVRWWYDANLPFNAAQSKFYQPAIDAMTAIGPGFKGPSLYELRGNLLKMAVNEVQDYLQQIKKIWNETGCSLMADGWTNQKQQSIINFLVYCPKCTMFLKSVDTSGLRKDAETLFNIFDEVVQEIGAENLVQFITDNDASYKAAGKKLQQKYGSFYWCPCAAHCIDLMLENFSDPRYFPLIDDTIKKAKKITKFIYNHGWVLALMRKDFTKGHDLCRPAVTRFATNFLSIQCLLLFKKELRQMFTCDKWIASNHSKSSIGKEITEIVLEDKEFWVQCQFIVKVSEPLVRVLRLVDGDEKPAMGYLYDAIERAKENIKARCNNKVSLFSPFTRIIDSRWDRQLHSPLHAAGCFLNPGIYYSPNFKNKNEVIRGFNSCVMKMELDPDNQDKIIAELDLYKNAIGEFGHSLAIHQRDKINPGEESELLDGEDLD from the exons atgtcTAGTTGTCAATCAACTGGTGGTATAACTTCAACTCCAACACTTGCTCCTGTAAGATCAGAAGATCCAGCATGGGCCCATGCACGTGCTGTGCCAGGG GAGTtgcttaatgaaatgaaaaaaagcaaagagaagagaaggagaaTAAGGTCAGAGATTGGAGGCGATATAGATTTAACATCTGATGATATTGACGATCGTAATAGTATGGAGGGACAGTCTCAACTTTCAAAAGGTAAGGGGAAGTCGAAAGAATTTGGAACTGGAGAGTCAGTGGGgggattgagtagattttttgctcCAAGAACAACTCCTGGGGCCCAACCTTCAATTAAGAGTTCTAtgtgttcaaatgagatgattgtAAAAGCAAAGATGGCTGTAGTACGCTGGTGGTATGATGCTAATCTGCCTTTTAATGCTGCTCAATCTAAGTTTTATCAACCAGCTATCGATGCCATGACTGCCATTGGGCCAGGATTCAAAGGCCCatctttatatgagttgagaggaaatttgttaaaaatggCTGTGAATGAGGttcaagattatttgcaacaaattaagaagattTGGAATGAGACCGGTTGTTCACTAATGGCAGATGGTTGGACAAACCAGAAgcaacaatcaataatcaactTTCTTGTTTATTGTCCGAAATGTACAATGTTTTTGAAGTCTGTTGATACATCTGGTCTTAGAAAAGATGCTGAAACATTGTTTAATATCTTTGATGAGGTTGTTCAAGAAATTGGAGCTGAGAATCTTGTGCAGTTCATAACGGACAATGATGCAAGTTATAAAGCTGCAGGAAAAAAGTTACAACAGAAGTATGGCTCTTTCTACTGGTGCCCATGTGCAGCTCATTGCATAGATTTaatgttggagaatttttctgatCCAAGATATTTTCCCCTTATTGATGATACcataaaaaaggcaaaaaagataacaaaattcATCTATAACCATGGCTGGGTTTTGGCATTGATGAGAAAAGACTTTACCAAAGGTCATGATTTGTGTCGTCCTGCAGTTACAAGATTTGCgacaaattttttaagtatcCAATGTTTGCTCTTGTTTAAGAAAGAACTCAGACAAATGTTTACTTGTGATAAATGGATTGCATCAAATCATTCTAAGAGCAGCATAGGGAAAGAGATAACTGAGATTGTTTTAGAAGATAAAGAGTTTTGGGTTCAATGTCAATTCATTGTTAAAGTTAGTGAACCTTTGGTTCGTGTTCTACGACTTGTTGACGGGGATGAGAAGCCTGCAATGGGATACTTGTATGATGCAATTGAAAGAGCCAAAGAGAACATAAAAGCAAGATGCAATAACAAAGTCAGtttattcagtccattcaccagGATCATTGATTCCAGATGGGATAGGCAGCTTCACAGTCCATTACATGCAGCGGGTTGTTTTCTTAACCCTGGAATTTACTATAGccccaattttaaaaataaaaatgaagttatAAGAGGCTTCAACAGCTGTGTTATGAAAATGGAACTTGATCCCGATAATCAAGACAAGATCATTGCAGAACTTGACTTGTATAAGAATGCAATAGGTGAGTTTGGACATTCTTTAGCAATCCACCAGCGTGATAAGATTAATCCag GTGAAGAATCTGAGCTTCTTGATGGAGAAGATTTGGATTAG